DNA sequence from the Coffea arabica cultivar ET-39 chromosome 11c, Coffea Arabica ET-39 HiFi, whole genome shotgun sequence genome:
AGATGCTGAAGCAAAAACAGCCGCTGAAATCTTTTGAGGAAAACTCTGCATGGCGAGAGAAATGCATAGGCAACCATAACTGTGGCCAACCAACGCAAACCTTTCTTCATCAGGTAGGGAGGCCATGAAATCCATCAATGGCTTCACATAATCAGACATTGAAGCAATCTCTTCAATCCTTTTGGGATGAACTCCACATGCACCAAGGTCCAATGCAGTGACTTGATGACCTGCCAATTTTAACAATGTAACAAGTTTGCACCAGCTCCAACCACCATGGCAAATCCCATGAACAAGAACAAAATGGTTTTTCGTGCTCCTTTCCATTTGATATATTGATCTTTGTGAAAATTGGATTTCCTCTGATGAAGGGTTGGGTGATTGCTTTGTAGAATTTGAGACagtgagaaaacaaaaaaaaaaattttgattgaaGAATATTAACTATGATcggattttttttataataaaaaattttggataaagTTGGCTCCAATTAGCCATAGTTGCATATGATAAGTACAAAATGACAATTGACAAGTCATGTACGGAGCAAAGAATAGTCCAttttatgtttcttttttagacaAAAGGAGGTAATTAATTGGCCAAGTTGTAAAGCGCTATTATACTTTTACATAATCCAATCACCATTTTTTTGAGTTTtatgtttgaaattttgaagcTTCGTCTAGAATTTCTTCATTTGACTTTGTAATTAAACAAAATCATCtatttctccattttttttaatacgTTAGATGGCCAAAGGCTCATTACAAGATATCCCCATTACATCAAAATTCCAAACCTCCCTAACATATTCAGGCGGTTCAATTAGAATTCGCAAGCCAGCATCATGTATTCGTTCAATTTCTTGGTCCGGAGATGCCAACTTCCACCTTTATCTTTATAAGAAGGCAACAAGGTTCAACTTCTGTAAGGAAGAAGTATTCCTTATTTATCTT
Encoded proteins:
- the LOC113716162 gene encoding methylesterase 10-like — protein: MERSTKNHFVLVHGICHGGWSWCKLVTLLKLAGHQVTALDLGACGVHPKRIEEIASMSDYVKPLMDFMASLPDEERFALVGHSYGCLCISLAMQSFPQKISAAVFASASLAHFKEPPVVFIQEVVNENYFKRIPMEAVMDG